A window of Rhododendron vialii isolate Sample 1 chromosome 13a, ASM3025357v1 contains these coding sequences:
- the LOC131312694 gene encoding uncharacterized protein LOC131312694, translating to MKFWLTTLGLYSVIHKGLVSKGKEKSSEKNGTSKAVEIVETGKDSIPSKKSTDDDGFDEKDYLCHGRILSALSASIYNIFCTAKTAFELWEALEFKYGAEDAGLKRYYAEKILDFQMVDGRSVMEQAHEFQNILYDLKRKGMDLTDTFLVASLIKKLPPSWSKFAREQKQKHDDYTFDELLVSLNIEEKHREKLVEPASDFLAKVLIVENLHKPTHQSFKKTNSTKQFVSHSNNNNNKQKGGNIIQEKVVACWVCGNTNHKAKDCYYRKGQPPKPRENNVAPRPLANVVTVEANSSIPANRNQAQELKAWEMGAWSGY from the exons ATGAAATTTTGGCTCACCACTTTGGGTTTATATTCTGTGATTCACAAGGGTTTggtttcaaaaggaaaagaaaaatcatcGGAAAAAAATGGAACTTCTAAGGCTGTTGAAATTGTTGAAACTGGCAAGGATTCGATCCCGTCGAAAAAATCTACTGACGATGATGGTTTCGATGAGAAAGATTATTTGTGTCATGGTAGGATTTTGAGTGCATTATCTGCTAgtatctataatattttttgcacTGCTAAGACTGCCTTTGAGTTGTGGGAAGCATTAGAATTTAAATATGGGGCCGAAGATGCCGGTCTTAAACGGTATTATGCGGAAAAAATTTTAGACTTCCAAATGGTTGATGGAAGGTCAGTGATGGAACAGGCCcatgaatttcaaaatatactCTATGACCTTAAGAGAAAAGGCATGGATTTAACTGATACTTTTCTAGTTGCTTCTCTCATTAAAAAATTGCCTCCCTCGTGGTCTAAATTTGCTAgagaacaaaagcaaaagcacGATGACTATACTTTTGATGAACTTTTAGTGTCTCTAAATATTGAAGAGAAGCATCGTGAAAAACTAGTTGAACCTGCTTCTGATTTTTTGGCTAAGGTTCTCATTGTAGAAAATCTTCATAAGCCTACGCATCAAAGTTTTAAGAAAACCAACTCTACTAAACAGTTTGTGAGCCAtagcaataataataataataaacaaaaagGCGGCAATATTATTCAGGAAAAGGTAGTGGCTTGTTGGGTGTGTGGAAATACTAATCACAAAGCCAAGGATTGTTACTATCGTAAAGGCCAACCTCCTAAGCCTCGTGAGAATAATGTAGCTCCTAGACCACTAGCTAATGTCGTCACTGTGGAGGCCAACTCCTCTATCCCTGCTAACAG GAATCAGGCACAAGAACTAAAAGCATGGGAAATGGGAGCATGGTCAGGGTACTAG